Proteins encoded by one window of Arachis ipaensis cultivar K30076 chromosome B04, Araip1.1, whole genome shotgun sequence:
- the LOC110270530 gene encoding uncharacterized protein LOC110270530, translating into MSNSRDRGIGGDASDDEGRSIYVSSVGSAGARMKKRFVAPKCNCGIHAILFMSSTKSNPKRLFFGCPNFKIAQGGCKYFQWLDEYVSLFEEEQINNGSPYARNRKPKNFLDTDFWMEEKVTRLEDRVSGIELQMKNSSQDKCNRWFSYPLIVIVFVFGVVCANYLV; encoded by the exons ATGAGCAACAGCAGAGATCGTGGGATTGGAGGAGATGCATCGGACGATGAGGGTAGGAGCATTTATGTGAGCTCCGTTGGTAGTGCTGGAGCCAGGATGAAGAAAAGATTCGTTGCCCCGAAATGCAATTGTGGGATTCATGCAATTCTATTCATGTCATCAACAAAGTCGAACCCTAAGAGGTTATTCTTTGGATGCCCAAATTTTAAG ATTGCACAAGGTGGTTGCAAATATTTTCAATGGTTGGATGAATATGTTTCACTATTTGAAGAGGAGCAAATAAATAATGGCAGTCCTTATGCTCGGAATCGAAAGCCAAAAAATTTTTTGGATACTGATTTTTGGATGGAGGAGAAAGTGACAAGGTTAGAGGATAGAGTTTCTGGGATAGAGTTGCAGATGAAAAATTCTAGCCAGGATAAGTGTAATAGGTGGTTTAGTTATCCATTGATAGTTATTGTATTTGTCTTTGGAGTTGTATGTGCAAATTATCTCGTTTAG